CGCGCAACGGCTGGGGCTGGGCAATGCGCCGGTGCAGCTTGCCAGCGCCACCTCCGTCCGCGACATCCTCACCACCCTGAGCGAAGGGCCGCCGCCCGCCTTGCTCGTCATCGATTCGATCCAGACAATGCACAGCGACCTGATCGAAGGGGCGCCGGGCACGGTCAGCCAAGTGCGCGCTGCGTCCCAGGAACTCATCAAATTCGCCAAGCAGCGCGGCACCGCGCTCATCCTGGTCGGCCATGTCACCAAGGACGGTAGTATCGCCGGTCCCCGCGTACTGGAGCATATGGTCGATACGGTGCTGGCGTTCGAGGGCGAGCGCAGCCACCAATATCGCATCCTGCGCGCGGTCAAGAACCGCTTCGGCGGCACCGATGAGATCGGCGTCTTCGCCATGGTGGCCGAAGGGCTGGAGGAAGTCGCCAACCCGTCCGCCCTGTTCCTGACCAACCGGGATGAGACGGTGACGGGCGCGACGGTCTTTCCCGCGCTGGAAGGCACGCGGCCCGTGCTGGTCGAAATTCAGGCGCTGGTCGTGCGTCTTTCCAGCGGCGCGACGCCCCGGCGCGCGGTGGTCGGCTGGGACAGCGGGCGGCTCGCCATGATCCTCGCCGTGCTGGAGGCGCGCTGCGGCCTCAGCTTTTCGACCTGCGAAGTCTATCTCAACGTCGCGGGCGGTTATCGCCTGTCGGACCCGGCCGCCGACCTTGCCGTCGCCGCCGCGCTCATTTCCGCCATGTCGGAACGGCCGGTCCCTGCCGATATCGTCCTCTTCGGCGAAGTCGCCCTGTCGAGCGAGATTCGCCCTGTCGCCCATTCCCCCCTGCGCCTGCGCGAGGCGGCGAAGCTGGGGTTCAACCGCGCCTTCATTCCCGCTTCGGCGGCCGATGGAGTGAAGGGAATTGCGGTCAGCGGCTTCCGCACCCTCGCGCAGCTTGTTGACCAGATGCTGGGACGCGGATAGCGACGGGCGCAATGAACGCCATCGACATCCTCGTCCTCCTCGCCATCGGCGGTTGCGCCGTGCTCGGCCTGTTGCGCGGCTTCGTGCTGGAGACGCTTTCGCTGATCGCCTGGGTGCTGGCGATCTTCGCCATCCGCCTGTTCCACGCTTCGGCCGCCGAGTTGCTCAGCGCTTTCGTCGGTTCGCCCAGCGGCGCGGCGGTGCTGGCCCTGGTTCTGGTCTTCGGCGTCACCTTCGGCGTGGGCAAGCTGATCGCCCATGCCATCGGCCGTCGAACCCGCCAGTCGGTGCTGGGACCGGTAGACCGGGTATTGGGCGCGGGATTCGGCGCGGTGAAGGGATTGATTGGCGCGACCCTGGTCTTCCTCGCCTTCAGCCTGGTCTATGACACATTTTACGGCCGCGCCGCGCGGCGCCCCGACTGGCTGTCCGACGCCCGCACCTATCCGCTGCTCAACGCCAGCGGCCAGGCGATCAGCGCCTTCCTGGCCGAACAGCGCGCGAAGAAGCCGGCAACGGAAAATCAATAAGCTCCGTCATTCCCGCGCAGGCGGGAATCCATCTCCCACCCCATCCTCTGCTGCCATGTTGGGAGATGGGTCCCCGCCTGCGCGGGAATGACCAGCGTAAAAAGATCAGGCCGCCCTAAAGCCAGCCCTTGTCCCGATAGGCCTCGACCGTCGCTTTCAGCCCTTCCTCGGTCGTTATCTGCGGTATCCACAGCCGCTTGGGCGGCTGCTTGCGCTTGGTGACGACCCAGTCGGGGTGGCAGAAATAATCGACCCGGTCGGGGGTCAGCTTCGCCTTCTTGCGGCGCACCAGCCGATCCGCTCGTGCCGCGAGGCTGAGCAGCCATTCGGGCGTCGCCAGCGTCCTTACCGACCGCCCGACCGCCCGGCCGATCGCCGCGCCGAAATCCTTGTGATCCCAGCCGCCCGGCGTGCCGTCGTCCACCTCGAACGTACGGGTCAGGCTGTTTTCCTTCTCCTGCGCCAGCGCCAGCAGCAGCCGCGCCAGATCGCTCACATGAATGACCGACATCCGCCCGCCCGGCGGCAGCATCATGAAGCCGCGCTTGGCCATGCGGAACAGCTCCAGCATCTCCCGGTCGCCCGGACCATAGATGGCGGGCGGCCGCACGATGGTCCAGTCGAGGCCGCTGGCCTTTACATAGCGTTCGGCCAGTTCCTTGGACCAGCCATAGTCCGACAGGCCCGGCTCCCGCGCCGTCAGCGACGATACATGGATCAGCCGCTTGATCCCGCGCCGACGCATCGCGTCGATCACCGCAACGGTCCCGCGCGCATTGCCTGCCTCGAACCCGTCGCGATCGGGGGCGTTCACCACGCCCGCAATATGCACCACGGCATCGGCGTCGCGCACCAGCGTATCGAGAGCGGCTGCATCCTCCAGCGACCCCGGAACCCATTTCAGCCTGGCGCGCGGGGGCTGCGCCCGGCGGGTCAACGCATTGACGCGCAGCCCTTCGCCCAGCGCCTGTTCGAGCACCTCGGCGCCGACGAATCCCGTCGCGCCTGTCATCGCA
This genomic stretch from Sphingobium sp. BYY-5 harbors:
- the radA gene encoding DNA repair protein RadA translates to MAKAKRKFVCQQCGTVSSRWQGQCDDCGEWNSIVEEAAETVFSARHDLQNGGRAITLVSLDSEVALPPRTSTGIAEFDRALGGGIVTGSATLIGGDPGIGKSTLLLQAAARIAARGLSVAYISGEEAADQVRLRAQRLGLGNAPVQLASATSVRDILTTLSEGPPPALLVIDSIQTMHSDLIEGAPGTVSQVRAASQELIKFAKQRGTALILVGHVTKDGSIAGPRVLEHMVDTVLAFEGERSHQYRILRAVKNRFGGTDEIGVFAMVAEGLEEVANPSALFLTNRDETVTGATVFPALEGTRPVLVEIQALVVRLSSGATPRRAVVGWDSGRLAMILAVLEARCGLSFSTCEVYLNVAGGYRLSDPAADLAVAAALISAMSERPVPADIVLFGEVALSSEIRPVAHSPLRLREAAKLGFNRAFIPASAADGVKGIAVSGFRTLAQLVDQMLGRG
- a CDS encoding CvpA family protein is translated as MNAIDILVLLAIGGCAVLGLLRGFVLETLSLIAWVLAIFAIRLFHASAAELLSAFVGSPSGAAVLALVLVFGVTFGVGKLIAHAIGRRTRQSVLGPVDRVLGAGFGAVKGLIGATLVFLAFSLVYDTFYGRAARRPDWLSDARTYPLLNASGQAISAFLAEQRAKKPATENQ
- a CDS encoding NAD(P)-dependent oxidoreductase, with amino-acid sequence MTGATGFVGAEVLEQALGEGLRVNALTRRAQPPRARLKWVPGSLEDAAALDTLVRDADAVVHIAGVVNAPDRDGFEAGNARGTVAVIDAMRRRGIKRLIHVSSLTAREPGLSDYGWSKELAERYVKASGLDWTIVRPPAIYGPGDREMLELFRMAKRGFMMLPPGGRMSVIHVSDLARLLLALAQEKENSLTRTFEVDDGTPGGWDHKDFGAAIGRAVGRSVRTLATPEWLLSLAARADRLVRRKKAKLTPDRVDYFCHPDWVVTKRKQPPKRLWIPQITTEEGLKATVEAYRDKGWL